The DNA segment CGGGAGCCACTGGAGCAGAACGTCGCGGCCGAGTTCGCGTGCCTGGCGTAGCTTGCTGTCCAGGTTGGCATACATGGGCAGTGTGTGGTGCGCCCTCCGCAGCGTGGTGAGCGCAGCCCTGGAGTCGCTGAGGATGACAGCTGGAGAGAGGTCTGGTGTCTCCAAGATGagatcagctgccaagtgcagggCGGCAACTTCTGCGGTTGTGGACGAGGCACTGCATGTGAGACAGCTCTGCCTGGCGATGCCGAGAGAAGGGACTACACATGCGGCAGCCGCTGATGCGCCTCCTTCCAGCACGGATCCGTCGGTGTTTATTTCCACTCGGCCGCTGCAATCCTCGTGGAGAAGCGCGGCGGTTTCTTTCTGTAGCGCGCAGATGGGTGTGTTTTTCTTGGATCGCACGCCTGGGATGGAAGTCTGGATGCTGAGCGGAGCGCGCAGGTGGGGTGGAAGTGCCGGGCTGCagcttgaggggggggggggggggggtcgggcgATGTGCGCGTCGAACAGCTGAGCTGCACAGCCCATGTGCGAGTGGCGGAGTTGCGAAGTTCCCGGAGCTCTTCGCATGCGCTCGATCGTATTGAGGGCTGTTAGTGGTGCCCGGGGAGAGATCGGCCATGCGGCGGCTTCTGCGTAGGTGGCAGGTACTTGCGACCAGCGCGGTAGGCGCATAAAGCGGCGGATCGCTGCGCGTTGGTCTACGTCGATGGCGCGCCACAGGCTGGGGCGCAGGTCGACGAGCGGCAGAGCGTACAGGAATTTAGGTACCGCTATCCCGTTGTAGAACCGGTATGCCAGCTCTGGGGAGCAGCCTTCTCCTTTGGCTTGTAGTCGGTTAGCCACTTCGGCAACTTGGCGCGCCTCTTTCCGCAGTTTCGCTACAGCAGGGCGCCAGGTGAGCTGCGCGTCGATAACGAGGCCAAGATAGCGGGCACTTTTTTTCCACGGAAGGGGGACGCCTTTTAGCTGCAGGTTCGGTATAAGTTTCCGTGCGCAGGACGAGGGTGGAATACGAGGGCCTCTGTTTTGGAAGTTGACAAGCTGAACCCCACGGTGGAGAGATATTCTCCGACACATTCTATTGTGCATGTTGCAGCTGCGCTCTAACTGTGCGTCCAGACAGTGTGAGGCCACTGCAGTAGAGggctatgtcgtcagcatatatgctgACGCGCACCTGGTGGAGAGGGGAACGAGGGATAAGGTTCGGGATGTTGGCCAGCACGATATTGAACAAGAAGGGACTAAGAACGCTGCCTTGCGGAACGCCCTTGGTGATGTGGCGAGGTGTGCTGACCGAGTCACCAACTTTCACCCGCAGTGTTCTGCCTGAGAGAAACGATTTGACATATCGGTATAAATTCTCAGCCACGCCTTTGTTTATCAGAGCATCAAGTATAGATGCGTGGGCGAGCGAGTCAAAAGCGCTCTGAATGTCGAGGAGGACGAGGTAGGCAGCTTGCTTCTTATATTTTGCTTCCTCTAAGTAGGCCGATATTTCCGCTATGCAGTCAGCGGTGCATCGGGAATGGCGGAATCCGCTTTGTTCTGGTGCCACTGCACCTCTCACGTCCGCCATCCATTGAAGCCTCTTCAGTGCCATAAATTCCATCGTTTTCCCTGGGACTGAGGTGAGGGATATTGGCCTGTAAGAGTTGATGTTTGCAGAAGGCTTCCCCGGCTTCAGGACAGGAATAACGATGGCAGTGCGCAAGGACTGGGGGACATCTCCGGTAGCAAATACTTCATTGTATGCTTCAAGCAGGCGCTGGCGTTGGCCACTATTTAAATTCCCTAGCATTTGGTGAGTGACTTGGTCTGAGCCTGGGGCACTTCGCCGC comes from the Amblyomma americanum isolate KBUSLIRL-KWMA chromosome 1, ASM5285725v1, whole genome shotgun sequence genome and includes:
- the LOC144116007 gene encoding uncharacterized protein LOC144116007, producing the protein MADVRGAVAPEQSGFRHSRCTADCIAEISAYLEEAKYKKQAAYLVLLDIQSAFDSLAHASILDALINKGVAENLYRYVKSFLSGRTLRVKVGDSVSTPRHITKGVPQGSVLSPFLFNIVLANIPNLIPRSPLHQVRVSIYADDIALYCSGLTLSGRTKETAALLHEDCSGRVEINTDGSVLEGGASAAAACVVPSLGIARQSCLTCSASSTTAEVAALHLAADLILETPDLSPAVILSDSRAALTTLRRAHHTLPMYANLDSKLRQARELGRDVLLQWLPSHAGISGNEQADQLAKQAHVDGTPECTAMSPFDVARHNIKARIVAQHPDARVAAGKALKPISSRDFDLIDRTTLLRMRIGCASVDTTDEGAGTSFEGQEHINVPEIRLLYVVPKAHSEECR